GATGGAGAAAGTGGACGTAAAAAAATTACACAAATAACTAGATGGTTAACTATCGGTATAACTTTGGTACAAGCACCAACGTATATTACTGCTATTAAAACTCAGTTTGGTTTAGGACCAGAAGCATTTTTGGTAACTGGTCCAACTTTTTGGGTATCATCAATCATTATTTTAACTGCAGGAACAATTTTTGCAATGTGGTTAGGAGAGCGTATTACAGACAAAGGTGTTGGTAATGGTATTTCATTATTAATTACAGTTGGTATACTCGCTAATTTTCCAGCAGCATTTTTACAAGAATTTGTTGCAAAAACAACAAATGCTGGAGCTGGTGGAATTATGATGGTTTTAATTGAAATCATTGTTTGGTTTGTAGTAATTTTATTAACTGTGCTATTAGTCACTGCTGTTCGTAAGATTGCAGTACAGTATGCCAGAAGAACAGTTGCAGGGAACGTACAAAATGTTGCAGGATCAAGAGATTATATCCCTTTGAAATTAAATGCAGCAGGAGTTATGCCTATTATATTTGCACAAGCAATTATGTTTTTACCAGTTGCTTTGGCTCAAAGGTTTCCATTTATGGCAAGCTTACAAGATATGAATGGTCTTGGTTATAATGTTATTTTTGCACTTTTAATTATCATTTTTAGTTATTTCTATACTGCTATTACTATTCCAACGAATAAAATGGCAGAGGATTTAAAAAGAAGTGGTGGATTTATTCCAGGTATTAGACCTGGGAAAGACACAGCAGATAGATTAGATTCTGTTTTATCTAGAATTACGTTTCCAGGATCGTTATTCTTAGCAGCATTATCTATATTACCAGCAATTGTAGGCCAGTTTGGAGTACAACAAAGTTGGGCTATGTTTTATGGTGGTACATCATTAATAATTATGGTTGGAGTTGCAATTGATACGTTGCAACAAATTAACTCTTATTTATTAAATCGTCATTATGATGGATTAATGAAAGCAGGGAACAGCAACAGAAAATCAAATAAATAATATGGCTAAACAATCAGCAATTCAACAAGATGGAACTATTACAGAAGCATTATCTAATGCTATGTTTCGTGTCGAATTAGAAAATGGACATATTGTAACGGCTCACATTTCTGGTAAAATGCGTATGCATTATATCAAATTATTACCTGGAGATAAGGTGAAATTAGAAATGAGCCCATATGATTTATCAAAGGCAAGAATTACTTACAGATACTAAAAAAACAAAACAAAACAGATGAAAGTTAGAGCATCAGTTAAAAAGAGAAGTGCCGACTGCAAAATAGTTCGCAGGAAAGGTAGATTATACGTAATTAATAAACAAAATCCTAGATTTAAACAAAGACAAGGGTAATGGCAAGAATAGCAGGTATTGATATTCCAAAGAATAAAAGAGGAGTTATCGCTTTAACTTACATCTTTGGTATAGGAAGCAGCAGAGCAATTAAAGTTCTAGCAGAAGCAAAAGTAGATGAGAGCATTAAAGTTCAAGATTGGACAGATGATCAAATCGCAGCAATTAGAGAACAAGTAGGATCTTTCACAATTGAAGGAGAATTACGTTCTGAAGTACAGTTGAACATCAAACGTTTGATGGATATCGGTTGTCAAAGAGGAATTCGTCATAGACTTGGTCTTCCATTAAGAGGACAAAGAACTAAGAATAACTCTCGTACAAGAAAAGGTAAGAGAAAAACTGTAGCTAACAAGAAAAAATAAGTTAGACAAAGTAATCAAGATCTAATAATAGTTTAACTATAAAATTAGAAAACTAAATTACTAAAACTGAAAAATTATGGCAAAAGCAAGTTCAAAAAAGCGTAAAGTAATAATTGAAGCTATTGGAGAGGCGCATGTAACTGCATCCTTTAATAACATCATTATTTCTTTAACAAATAAAAAAGGTGACGTTATTTCTTGGTCATCTGCAGGTAAAATGGGTTTTAGAGGTTCTAAAAAGAATACTCCATATGCAGCTCAATTAGCAGCAGAAGATTGTGCAAACGTTGCAAAAGAAGCAGGTTTACGTAAAGTAAAAGTTTATGTAAAAGGACCTGGTAATGGTAGAGAATCAGCAATCAGATCTATCCACAATGCAGGAATCGAAGTAACTGAAATTATTGATGTTACACCTATTCCTCATAATGGATGTCGTCCACCAAAGAGAAGAAGAGTATAATTAAATATTTTAACTTGATGGGAATCAGATTATCGAAGGAGAAAGCCTTAATTCATAATCCCCATCTATAACACAAAAAGAAATGGCAAGATATACAGGACCAAAAACAAAAATTGCTCGTAAATTTGGCGAGGCAATTTTTGGAGAAGATAAAAACTTCGAAAAAAGAAATTTCCCTCCAGGACAGCATGGAAATGCTAGAAGAAGAGGTAAGAAATCTGAATATGCAACTCAATTAATGGAGAAGCAGAAAGCTAAATATACTTATGGTATTTTAGAGCGTCAATTCAGTAACTTATTCAAACAAGCATCTTCTGCTTCAGGAATTACAGGTGAAATTTTATTACAATTATGTGAATCTCGTTTAGATAACGTAGTTTACAGAATGGGTGTTTCTAACTCTAGAAGTGGAGCTCGTCAATTAGTTTCTCACAGACACATTACTGTTAACGGTGAAATCGTTAACATTCCATCTTATAGTTTAAAAGAAGGAGATGTTGTTGCTGTAAGAGAAAAATCTAAATCTTTAGTTGCTATTGAAAGTGCATTGGCATCTAACAGCAATGTATTTGAATGGTTAACTTGGAATAATGATACTAAAACTGGAACTTTTGTAAAAGTACCAGCTAGATTACAGATCCCAGAAAACATCAAAGAACAATTAATCGTAGAATTATATTCTAAGTAATAATTTAATCATATTGAGATTCAGCCAAAGGGTCTATTTGTATTCTTCATACTTATAGACCGCGCAACTGAATAACAATTAAAAAGAAGAAATATGGCAATTTTAAATTTTCAAAAGCCCGATAAAGTAATAATGATTGAATCTACAGATTTTTCTGGTAGATTTGAATTCAGACCCTTAGAACCTGGGTTTGGTTTAACTGTAGGTAATGCTTTAAGAAGAGTATTATTATCTTCTTTAGAAGGATTTGCAATTACATCATTAAGAGTTGACGGAGTTGAACATGAGTTTTCTACTGTTCCTGGAGTAGTAGAAGATGTTACAGAAATTATCTTAAACTTAAAACAAGTACGTTTTAAGAAACAAATAGATGAAACTGATAGAGAAACTGTTTCTGTTTCAGTATCTGGTCAAGAGCAGTTTACTGCTGGAGACTTACAGAAATTTATCTCTGGTTTTCAAGTATTGAACCCAGATTTAGTAATCTGTAATATGGATAAATCTGTAAAATTAAATGCAGAAATTACCATTGAAAAAGGTAGAGGATTTGTACCTGCGGAAGAAAATAAAAAAGCTTCTGCACCAATAGGAACAATCTTTACTGATTCTATCTACACACCAATTAAGAATGTTAAGTATGCAATCGAAAATTTCCGTGTAGAGCAAAAAACGGATTATGAAAAATTAGTTTTCGATATCGATACTGATGGATCAATCAATCCTAAAGATGCATTAACAGAAGCTGCTAAAATTTTAATCCACCACTTTATGTTATTCTCTGATGAGCGTATCACTTTAGAGGCAGATGAAATTGCACAGACAGAAACATATGATGAAGAATCATTACACATGCGTCAGTTATTAAAAACTAGATTAATCGATATGGATTTATCTGTTAGAGCTTTAAATTGTTTAAAGGCTGCAGAAGTAGATACATTAGGAGATTTAGTTTCTTTTAACAAAAGTGATTTAATGAAATTTAGAAACTTTGGTAAAAAGTCATTAACAGAACTAGAAGAATTAGTTATTGTTAAAGGTTTAAGTTTTGGAATGGATTTAACAAAATACAAATTAGATAGAGATTAATTTTTCATATTTTGCTCCTCAAAATGAGTAGATGCAAGATGAAACAATAAAACAAAGGTCATGAGACACGGTAAAAAACACAATCATCTAGGAAGAACAACTTCGCACAGAAAAGCGATGTTAGCTAATATGTCTTGTTCTTTAATAGAACACAAACGTATTAATACAACAGTGGCAAAAGCAAAAGCTTTAAGAGTTTTTGTTGAACCATTAATTACAAAGTCTAAAAGTGATACAACCCACAATAGACGTATTGTATTTTCTTATTTACGTGATAAATATGCAGTTACAGAATTATTCAAAGAAATTTCTGTAAAAGTAGGAGACAGACCAGGAGGTTACCTTCGTATTATCAAATTAGGAAATCGTCAAGGAGATAATGCTCCTATGGCAATGGTAGAATTAGTTGATTACAACGAAATCTATAATCCTAATGGTAAAAAAGCAAAGAAAACTACTCGTAGAGGAAAAAGCAAAAAAGCTGATTCTGCACAAGTAGAAGGAACTGCAACAGAAGAAAAATCTGAAGAATAAAAAATGAAAATTTTTTAAAATATAAAAAAAGGGATAAACGTTTACGTTTATCCCTTTTTTTATATTTTTGCATTAACTAACACAACAACTATCAATGAAATATCAAACACGCAAAAGGGCTTTAGTTTTATTAGCAGATGGAACAATTTTTTACGGAAAATCTGTTGGAATTGAAGGCACTTCTACAGGAGAAATCTGTTTTAATACAGGTATGACAGGTTACCAAGAAATATTTACTGACCCATCTTACTTTGGTCAATTAATGGTTGCAACAAATGCACATATTGGTAATTATGGAGTTAATAATAAAGAAGTAGAATCTGATGGAATTAAAATATCAGGCTTAATTTGTAGAAATTTTAGCTTTAATCATTCAAGAGTAGATTCTGATGGTAATTTAAAAGATTGGTTTGCTGAACATAATTTGGTCGCTATTTCCGATGTTGATACAAGAGCATTAGTCGCTTATATTAGAGATAATGGAGCT
The window above is part of the Polaribacter sp. SA4-12 genome. Proteins encoded here:
- the secY gene encoding preprotein translocase subunit SecY produces the protein MNFINRLKEIFSIEELKNKILLTIGLIAVYRFMAAVPLPGIDPLQLSALKSSAEGGLLGLLNAFTGGAFARASVMALGIMPYISASIVVQLMGIAVPYLQKLQKDGESGRKKITQITRWLTIGITLVQAPTYITAIKTQFGLGPEAFLVTGPTFWVSSIIILTAGTIFAMWLGERITDKGVGNGISLLITVGILANFPAAFLQEFVAKTTNAGAGGIMMVLIEIIVWFVVILLTVLLVTAVRKIAVQYARRTVAGNVQNVAGSRDYIPLKLNAAGVMPIIFAQAIMFLPVALAQRFPFMASLQDMNGLGYNVIFALLIIIFSYFYTAITIPTNKMAEDLKRSGGFIPGIRPGKDTADRLDSVLSRITFPGSLFLAALSILPAIVGQFGVQQSWAMFYGGTSLIIMVGVAIDTLQQINSYLLNRHYDGLMKAGNSNRKSNK
- the infA gene encoding translation initiation factor IF-1 — its product is MAKQSAIQQDGTITEALSNAMFRVELENGHIVTAHISGKMRMHYIKLLPGDKVKLEMSPYDLSKARITYRY
- the ykgO gene encoding type B 50S ribosomal protein L36, with amino-acid sequence MKVRASVKKRSADCKIVRRKGRLYVINKQNPRFKQRQG
- the rpsM gene encoding 30S ribosomal protein S13, whose amino-acid sequence is MARIAGIDIPKNKRGVIALTYIFGIGSSRAIKVLAEAKVDESIKVQDWTDDQIAAIREQVGSFTIEGELRSEVQLNIKRLMDIGCQRGIRHRLGLPLRGQRTKNNSRTRKGKRKTVANKKK
- the rpsK gene encoding 30S ribosomal protein S11; amino-acid sequence: MAKASSKKRKVIIEAIGEAHVTASFNNIIISLTNKKGDVISWSSAGKMGFRGSKKNTPYAAQLAAEDCANVAKEAGLRKVKVYVKGPGNGRESAIRSIHNAGIEVTEIIDVTPIPHNGCRPPKRRRV
- the rpsD gene encoding 30S ribosomal protein S4; this encodes MARYTGPKTKIARKFGEAIFGEDKNFEKRNFPPGQHGNARRRGKKSEYATQLMEKQKAKYTYGILERQFSNLFKQASSASGITGEILLQLCESRLDNVVYRMGVSNSRSGARQLVSHRHITVNGEIVNIPSYSLKEGDVVAVREKSKSLVAIESALASNSNVFEWLTWNNDTKTGTFVKVPARLQIPENIKEQLIVELYSK
- a CDS encoding DNA-directed RNA polymerase subunit alpha, which codes for MAILNFQKPDKVIMIESTDFSGRFEFRPLEPGFGLTVGNALRRVLLSSLEGFAITSLRVDGVEHEFSTVPGVVEDVTEIILNLKQVRFKKQIDETDRETVSVSVSGQEQFTAGDLQKFISGFQVLNPDLVICNMDKSVKLNAEITIEKGRGFVPAEENKKASAPIGTIFTDSIYTPIKNVKYAIENFRVEQKTDYEKLVFDIDTDGSINPKDALTEAAKILIHHFMLFSDERITLEADEIAQTETYDEESLHMRQLLKTRLIDMDLSVRALNCLKAAEVDTLGDLVSFNKSDLMKFRNFGKKSLTELEELVIVKGLSFGMDLTKYKLDRD
- the rplQ gene encoding 50S ribosomal protein L17 produces the protein MRHGKKHNHLGRTTSHRKAMLANMSCSLIEHKRINTTVAKAKALRVFVEPLITKSKSDTTHNRRIVFSYLRDKYAVTELFKEISVKVGDRPGGYLRIIKLGNRQGDNAPMAMVELVDYNEIYNPNGKKAKKTTRRGKSKKADSAQVEGTATEEKSEE